Proteins from a single region of Salipiger sp. H15:
- a CDS encoding sulfite exporter TauE/SafE family protein, whose translation MVEESGFWVAAAIATYCVGASKGGMPMVAMLGVPILSMFIDPAAAAGLLLPMYILSDVYAVWLFRRDFSARNLRILFPAAAIGILVAFLCISHVPPETGKLIVALVGVYYLGDALRKRLARDHRARPADVPRGLFWGALSGFTSYISHAGGPPYQAYMLPQRLPKMTYVGTTAILFACINWMKLPPYILAGQVTWESLQRVAMLAPVAIFGAWSGQRLVRWLPERLFFAAVNVALALLTLRLLWEVAAAWGWV comes from the coding sequence ATGGTCGAAGAAAGCGGGTTCTGGGTCGCGGCGGCGATCGCCACCTATTGCGTCGGCGCCTCGAAGGGCGGGATGCCGATGGTCGCCATGCTGGGCGTGCCGATCCTGTCGATGTTCATCGACCCCGCGGCGGCGGCCGGGCTGCTGCTGCCCATGTACATCCTGTCGGACGTCTACGCGGTCTGGCTCTTCCGCCGCGACTTCTCGGCGCGCAACCTGCGCATCCTGTTCCCCGCCGCGGCGATCGGCATCCTCGTCGCCTTCCTCTGCATCTCGCACGTGCCGCCGGAAACCGGCAAGCTGATCGTGGCGCTGGTCGGGGTCTACTACCTTGGCGACGCGCTGCGGAAGCGCCTTGCCCGCGACCACCGCGCGCGCCCCGCCGACGTGCCCCGCGGCCTCTTCTGGGGCGCGCTCTCGGGCTTCACCAGCTACATCTCCCACGCCGGCGGGCCGCCCTACCAGGCCTACATGCTGCCGCAGCGGTTGCCGAAGATGACCTATGTCGGCACCACGGCGATTCTCTTCGCCTGCATCAACTGGATGAAGCTGCCGCCCTACATCCTTGCCGGCCAGGTGACCTGGGAGAGCCTGCAGCGGGTGGCGATGCTGGCGCCCGTGGCGATCTTCGGCGCCTGGTCGGGGCAGCGGCTGGTGCGCTGGCTGCCCGAACGGCTCTTCTTCGCGGCGGTGAACGTCGCGCTCGCGCTGCTCACCCTGCGCCTCCTGTGGGAAGTCGCCGCCGCCTGGGGCTGGGTCTGA
- a CDS encoding 2-dehydro-3-deoxy-6-phosphogalactonate aldolase — MTREIIAILRGLTPEEAPAVTEALIAEGITKIEVPLNSPRPFDSIAKMVQGFGTDAVIGAGTVLAPEEVLRLQQIGARMVVSPDMNQRVIMATKKAGMLSYPGVLTPTEAFIALRTGADGLKFFPASLIGPEGLKAMKAVLPQGTPTYAVGGVSAGNMGEWLAAGVTGFGIGTWLYTPGRSLAELTARAREVVAAYDAALAG, encoded by the coding sequence ATGACCCGCGAGATCATCGCCATCCTGCGCGGCCTCACCCCCGAGGAGGCCCCCGCCGTCACCGAGGCGCTGATCGCCGAGGGGATCACCAAGATCGAGGTGCCGCTCAACTCGCCGCGCCCCTTCGACTCCATCGCCAAGATGGTGCAGGGCTTCGGCACGGACGCGGTGATCGGCGCCGGCACGGTGCTCGCCCCCGAGGAGGTGCTGCGACTCCAGCAGATCGGCGCGCGCATGGTGGTCTCGCCCGACATGAACCAGCGGGTGATCATGGCCACCAAGAAGGCCGGGATGCTGAGCTACCCGGGCGTGCTGACCCCGACCGAGGCCTTCATCGCGCTGCGCACCGGCGCCGACGGGCTGAAGTTCTTCCCCGCCTCGCTGATCGGTCCCGAGGGGCTGAAGGCGATGAAGGCGGTGCTGCCGCAGGGCACGCCAACCTATGCCGTGGGCGGGGTGAGCGCGGGCAACATGGGCGAGTGGCTGGCGGCGGGTGTCACCGGCTTCGGCATCGGAACCTGGCTCTACACGCCGGGCCGCAGCCTTGCCGAGCTGACCGCCCGCGCGCGCGAGGTCGTGGCCGCCTACGACGCGGCGCTGGCCGGCTGA
- a CDS encoding SDR family oxidoreductase, which translates to MIRKTLFITGASSGIGAQTARAAVERGWNVGLFARSADKLAELERELGPHALALPGDAGSLAEQDAAMAQLAERFGDVNAAFANAGTGLSQPGTRKGDPAEWEALVRLNILGVLWTAKAASAYFVKNRGHLVLTGSAAGRTTIKGSVYGASKWFVHGYGGNLAEEFREWGARVTVIAPGMVDTPFFDEAKPDKLKPEDIARSVMFALEADPRANVREVFVMPVN; encoded by the coding sequence ATGATCCGAAAGACACTCTTCATCACCGGCGCCTCCTCGGGGATCGGTGCGCAGACCGCCCGGGCGGCGGTCGAGCGCGGCTGGAACGTCGGGCTCTTTGCCCGGTCCGCGGACAAGCTCGCCGAGCTCGAGCGCGAACTCGGCCCCCATGCGCTGGCGCTGCCGGGGGATGCCGGATCGCTGGCCGAGCAGGACGCGGCGATGGCGCAGCTTGCCGAACGGTTCGGCGACGTGAACGCGGCCTTTGCCAATGCCGGCACGGGGCTCTCGCAGCCCGGCACGCGCAAGGGCGACCCGGCGGAATGGGAGGCGCTGGTGCGGCTCAACATCCTTGGCGTGCTCTGGACGGCCAAGGCGGCCTCGGCCTATTTCGTGAAGAACCGCGGCCATCTCGTGCTGACCGGCTCGGCCGCCGGGCGCACGACGATCAAGGGCTCGGTCTACGGCGCCTCGAAATGGTTCGTGCACGGCTACGGCGGCAACCTCGCCGAGGAGTTCCGCGAATGGGGCGCGCGGGTCACGGTGATCGCCCCCGGCATGGTCGACACGCCGTTCTTCGACGAGGCCAAGCCCGACAAGCTCAAGCCCGAGGACATCGCCCGCTCGGTCATGTTCGCGCTCGAGGCCGATCCGCGCGCCAACGTGCGCGAGGTCTTCGTCATGCCGGTGAACTGA
- the tsaA gene encoding tRNA (N6-threonylcarbamoyladenosine(37)-N6)-methyltransferase TrmO has product MSQTTDDEIRPGETALALPPAGDAQLRFIGRIRTPFATRRDCPRQGDPDGPECRIELDPDWEPALAGIERAERVQVLYWLDRARRDLLTQSPHGDGATRGTFALRSPVRPNPIGISSVRLLRREGPVLVVRGLDCVDGTPLLDLKPDRCEHHGRPKDD; this is encoded by the coding sequence ATGAGCCAGACCACCGACGACGAGATCCGCCCCGGCGAGACCGCGCTCGCGCTGCCCCCGGCCGGGGACGCGCAGCTGCGCTTCATCGGCCGCATCCGCACGCCCTTCGCCACGCGGCGCGACTGCCCTCGGCAGGGCGATCCCGACGGTCCCGAATGCCGCATCGAGCTCGATCCGGACTGGGAGCCCGCGCTCGCGGGCATCGAGCGGGCCGAGCGGGTGCAGGTGCTCTACTGGCTCGACCGCGCCCGCCGCGACCTGCTGACCCAGAGCCCGCACGGCGACGGCGCGACCCGCGGCACCTTTGCCCTGCGCTCGCCGGTGCGGCCCAACCCGATCGGGATTTCCTCGGTGCGGCTGCTGCGGCGCGAGGGGCCGGTGCTGGTGGTCCGGGGGCTCGACTGCGTGGACGGAACGCCGCTTCTCGACCTCAAGCCGGACCGCTGCGAGCACCATGGGCGGC
- a CDS encoding transglutaminase family protein: MSQLYDISLRITYEYAHPAGSSRTLLRMLPRALPGQELLAGAVSADPAPSWRRDGTDFFGNPTCEMAHDMPLSEIAFSFAGRVRKARPVAGLDLSGGPADLAQDLAAVRSIGPESPHHFLGASPRLPAAPEIAAFAQDTLSASMSVRAAVEAISHRLNTEFAFDPEATEVTTTAIEAFRARRGVCQDISHVMITALRSLGIPAGYVSGFLRTIPPEGRPRLEGADAMHAWVRAWCGAETGWIEIDPTNDMPAGADHVTVAFGRDYSDVAPTRGSLRSEGSHVTTHQVDVVPV, from the coding sequence ATGTCCCAGCTGTACGACATCTCGCTCCGCATCACCTACGAATACGCCCATCCCGCCGGATCGAGCCGCACGCTGCTGCGGATGCTGCCCCGCGCGCTGCCCGGGCAGGAGCTGCTCGCCGGCGCGGTGAGCGCCGATCCCGCCCCGAGCTGGCGCCGCGACGGCACCGATTTCTTCGGCAACCCGACCTGCGAGATGGCGCATGACATGCCGCTGAGCGAGATCGCCTTCTCCTTCGCGGGCCGGGTGCGCAAGGCGCGGCCGGTGGCGGGGCTCGACCTCTCGGGCGGGCCGGCGGACCTGGCGCAGGATCTCGCCGCGGTGCGCAGCATCGGCCCGGAAAGCCCGCATCACTTCCTCGGCGCCTCGCCGCGCCTGCCCGCCGCGCCCGAGATCGCCGCCTTCGCGCAGGACACGCTGTCCGCCTCGATGTCGGTGCGCGCCGCGGTCGAGGCGATCAGCCACCGGCTCAACACCGAGTTCGCCTTCGACCCCGAGGCGACCGAGGTCACCACCACCGCGATCGAGGCCTTCCGCGCGCGGCGCGGCGTCTGCCAGGACATCAGCCACGTGATGATCACCGCGCTGCGCAGCCTCGGCATCCCGGCGGGCTACGTCTCGGGCTTCCTGCGCACCATCCCGCCCGAGGGCCGGCCGCGGCTCGAGGGGGCCGACGCGATGCACGCCTGGGTCCGCGCCTGGTGCGGCGCCGAGACCGGCTGGATCGAGATCGACCCCACCAACGACATGCCCGCCGGGGCCGATCACGTCACCGTCGCCTTTGGCCGCGACTATTCCGACGTGGCACCGACCCGCGGCTCGCTGCGCTCCGAGGGCAGCCATGTCACGACGCACCAGGTCGACGTGGTGCCGGTCTGA
- a CDS encoding circularly permuted type 2 ATP-grasp protein, with translation MTRPLPETVAKFLQGYSPPPGVADELLRPDGTLRPAWQPLIRHLAAQSAETRARAFARGDQYLHDTGVYFRQHTGEGSTERNWPLSHVPVVISGREWATLSQGIAQRAELLERVMADLYGPGDLVKQGFLPADLVARNPEWLRPIVGVQPRSGHFLHFLAFEIGRSPDGSWLVLGDRTQAPSGAGFALENRMATGRVFHDLFPKANVERLAGFFRSFRDALIDLRADDGSRVAILTPGQHTDTYYEHAYIARYLGFMLLECEDLAVRNGQLKVRTVAGDEPVSVLWRRLDSRFADPLELDESSALGTPGMVSALRAGAITMVNCLGSGVLESRALMAFLPRICEALTGEALKLPNIATWWCGQPTERAYVRDNLHRMLIGPAQSTKLPFDIDAGTALGGRFRGSAHGSVSDWLDREGETLVGQEAVTLSTTPAMVGERLVPRPMVVRVFAARTPQGWTVMPGGYARIGRTGDPTALAMQAGGSVADVWITSDAPVASETLAPRDKGPFLRRQPGLLPARAADNLFWLGRYVERAENGVRQIRAYHLRLEDYGPDALPLVESLARFLAGYGLDPSEEPVPPGLLQLFDVSRGCAAKVRDRFSTDGWSALSDLASTAREAAEGCHPGDDAARAMSLLLRRIAGFSGLVHENMFRFLGWRFLTVGRALERADQMAAFLAAFTGKTTPQGGLDLAVEVGDSLMTHRRRYSVETSRETVIDLLALDPGNPRSLLFQLDVLMAEEARLRPAGSTGLPEAARRILILRTALAVAAPEEITPERLRGFRADLAAISHALTAQYLS, from the coding sequence ATGACACGCCCGCTGCCGGAGACGGTGGCGAAGTTCCTGCAAGGCTACAGCCCGCCGCCGGGCGTGGCCGACGAGTTGCTGCGCCCCGACGGCACGCTGCGCCCCGCCTGGCAGCCGCTGATCCGCCACCTCGCCGCGCAGAGCGCCGAGACCCGCGCCCGCGCCTTCGCCCGGGGCGACCAGTACCTGCACGACACCGGGGTCTATTTCCGCCAGCACACCGGCGAGGGCTCGACCGAGCGCAACTGGCCGTTGAGCCACGTGCCGGTGGTGATCTCGGGCAGGGAATGGGCGACCCTGTCCCAAGGCATCGCGCAGCGCGCCGAGCTGCTGGAACGGGTGATGGCCGACCTCTACGGGCCGGGCGATCTGGTGAAACAGGGCTTCCTCCCCGCCGACCTCGTGGCGCGCAACCCCGAGTGGCTGCGGCCCATCGTCGGGGTGCAGCCGCGCTCGGGGCATTTCCTGCACTTCCTCGCCTTCGAGATCGGCCGCTCGCCTGATGGCTCGTGGCTGGTGCTTGGCGACCGCACGCAGGCCCCCTCGGGCGCGGGCTTCGCGCTCGAGAACCGCATGGCCACGGGGCGCGTCTTCCACGACCTCTTCCCCAAGGCCAACGTCGAGCGACTGGCGGGCTTCTTCCGCAGCTTCCGCGATGCGCTCATCGACCTGCGCGCCGACGATGGCAGCCGGGTCGCGATCCTGACACCGGGCCAGCACACCGACACCTATTACGAACACGCCTACATCGCCCGCTACCTCGGCTTCATGCTGCTGGAATGCGAGGATCTGGCGGTGCGCAACGGCCAGCTCAAGGTGCGCACCGTCGCCGGGGACGAGCCCGTCTCGGTGCTCTGGCGGCGGCTCGACTCGCGCTTTGCCGACCCGCTCGAACTCGACGAGAGCTCGGCGCTCGGCACGCCCGGCATGGTCTCGGCGCTGCGGGCGGGCGCGATCACCATGGTCAACTGCCTCGGCTCCGGCGTCCTGGAATCGCGCGCGCTCATGGCCTTCCTGCCGCGCATCTGCGAGGCGCTGACCGGCGAGGCTCTGAAGCTGCCCAACATCGCGACATGGTGGTGCGGCCAGCCGACCGAGCGCGCCTACGTGCGCGACAACCTGCACCGCATGCTGATCGGCCCGGCGCAGTCGACCAAGCTGCCCTTCGACATCGACGCGGGCACCGCGCTCGGCGGGCGGTTCCGGGGCAGCGCGCATGGCTCGGTCTCGGACTGGCTCGACCGCGAGGGCGAGACGCTGGTGGGGCAGGAGGCGGTGACGCTCTCGACCACCCCCGCCATGGTCGGCGAGCGGCTGGTGCCGCGCCCGATGGTGGTGCGGGTCTTCGCCGCGCGCACGCCGCAGGGCTGGACGGTGATGCCGGGCGGCTACGCGCGCATCGGGCGGACGGGCGATCCCACGGCGCTGGCCATGCAGGCGGGTGGCTCAGTCGCCGACGTCTGGATCACCTCGGATGCGCCGGTCGCCAGCGAGACGCTGGCCCCGCGCGACAAGGGGCCCTTCCTGCGCCGCCAGCCGGGGCTGCTGCCCGCGCGCGCGGCGGACAACCTCTTCTGGCTCGGGCGCTACGTCGAGCGGGCCGAGAACGGCGTGCGCCAGATCCGCGCCTATCACCTGCGGCTCGAGGATTACGGCCCCGACGCGCTGCCGCTGGTCGAAAGCCTCGCGCGCTTCCTCGCGGGCTACGGGCTCGACCCGTCCGAGGAGCCGGTGCCGCCGGGGCTGCTGCAGCTCTTCGACGTCTCGCGCGGCTGCGCCGCCAAGGTGCGCGACCGGTTCTCGACCGACGGCTGGAGCGCGCTTTCGGACCTTGCATCCACCGCCCGCGAGGCCGCCGAGGGCTGCCATCCCGGCGACGATGCCGCCCGCGCCATGAGCCTGCTGCTGCGCCGGATCGCCGGCTTCTCGGGCCTCGTGCACGAGAACATGTTCCGCTTCCTCGGCTGGCGCTTCCTGACCGTCGGCCGCGCGCTCGAGCGCGCCGACCAGATGGCGGCCTTCCTCGCCGCCTTCACCGGCAAGACCACGCCGCAGGGCGGGCTCGACCTTGCCGTCGAGGTCGGCGACAGCCTGATGACCCACCGTCGCCGCTACTCGGTCGAGACCTCGCGCGAGACGGTGATCGACCTGCTGGCGCTCGACCCCGGCAACCCGCGCTCGCTGCTCTTCCAGCTCGACGTGCTGATGGCCGAGGAGGCGCGGCTGCGCCCGGCGGGCAGCACCGGCCTGCCCGAGGCGGCGCGGCGCATCCTCATCCTGCGCACCGCGCTGGCCGTCGCCGCCCCCGAGGAGATCACCCCCGAGCGCCTGCGCGGCTTCCGCGCCGACCTTGCCGCCATCTCCCACGCGCTGACCGCGCAATACCTGAGCTGA
- a CDS encoding transglutaminase family protein produces MAITASIHHLTHYKYDRPVSLGPQIIRLRPAPHSRTRVISHSLKVSPEGHFVNHQQDPYGNWLARFVFPEPVTEFKIEVDLVADMTVYNPFDFFVDESAEAFPFEYSQDFAEDLSIYRKPEEAGPRLLAYLDTIEKSAPRTVDFLVGLNARLERDIGYIVRMEPGVQTPEETLQLAKGSCRDTSWLLVQILRHLGFAARFVSGYLIQLKPDLVSLDGPAGTDHDFTDLHAWCEVFIPGAGWIGLDPTSGLLTGESHIPLAATPHYRNAAPIVGGYSAPPDTQTDFDFAMEVTRVAEHPRITKPFSEEAWQALDALGAQVDAELDAQDMRLTMGGEPTFVSIDDFESAEWNTAAVGPQKRRLADELIRRLRERFAPGGFLHYGQGKWYPGETLPRWTFSLYWRRDGKPVWKNPDLVAKETAKGADAAQADAFMTKFAETLGLGGDYVQPAYEDPVEWILKEADLPMNVTPEDSKLKDPETRARIARVFTRGLDQPAGFILPLQRWQSKASGPKWRSEHWKTRRGHLFLIPGDSPVGFRLPLGALPYVAPSAYPYVYPTDPSIPLTDLPDFHALQQERRQRLMEELERIAEEEREAAAALPEVTPGHAQPVSAARDAGRRQRIMEQGVDPAGGAVRTAIAIEPRDGRLCLFMPPVESLEDYLDLLAAAETTAEELGLPIHIEGYTPPHDARLNVIRVAPDPGVIEVNVHPAHSWEECKAITNGVYEEARQCRLGADKFMIDGKHTGTGGGNHVVVGGETPNDSPFLRRPDLMRSMILHWLRHPSLSYLFSGLFIGPTSQAPRIDEARHDSLYELEIALSHFPAPGQGEPPLPWLTDRLLRNMLIDVTGNTHRAEICIDKLYSPDGPTGRLGLVEFRGFEMPPDAKMSLAQQVLIRALLARFWKSPIQGKPVRWGTTLHDRFMLPHFVWEDFLDVLRDLGDHGFTFRPEWYEAQREFRFPFAGEVEYEGVHLELRQALEPWHVLGERGAIGGTVRYTDSSVERMQVQLTATEPGRYIVACNGRAVPMTGTGASGTRVGGVRFKAWQPAEALHPTLPVNAPLTFDIFDTWTGRALGGCRYHVAHPGGRNYDTFPVNTNEADARRLARFEKLGHTPGSYWPAPETPHPEFPMTLDLRRRPGI; encoded by the coding sequence ATGGCGATTACGGCAAGTATCCACCACCTGACGCATTACAAGTACGACCGCCCGGTCTCGCTCGGTCCGCAGATCATCCGGCTGAGACCCGCGCCGCACTCGCGCACCCGGGTCATCTCGCATTCGCTGAAGGTCTCGCCCGAGGGGCATTTCGTCAACCACCAGCAGGACCCCTATGGCAACTGGCTGGCGCGCTTCGTCTTTCCCGAGCCGGTGACCGAGTTCAAGATCGAGGTCGACCTCGTCGCCGACATGACGGTCTACAACCCTTTCGACTTCTTCGTCGACGAAAGCGCCGAGGCCTTCCCCTTCGAGTATTCGCAGGACTTCGCCGAGGATCTGTCGATCTACCGCAAGCCCGAGGAGGCCGGGCCGCGGTTGTTGGCCTATCTTGACACGATCGAGAAGAGCGCGCCGCGCACGGTGGATTTCCTCGTCGGGCTGAACGCGCGGCTCGAGAGGGACATCGGCTACATCGTCCGCATGGAACCCGGCGTGCAAACCCCCGAGGAGACGCTGCAACTGGCTAAGGGCTCCTGCCGCGACACCTCGTGGCTGCTGGTGCAGATCCTGCGCCACCTCGGCTTCGCGGCGCGTTTCGTGTCGGGTTACCTGATCCAGCTGAAACCCGACCTCGTCTCGCTCGACGGTCCGGCGGGCACCGACCACGACTTCACCGACCTGCACGCCTGGTGCGAGGTGTTCATCCCCGGCGCGGGCTGGATCGGGCTCGATCCCACTTCGGGCCTGCTGACCGGCGAGAGCCACATCCCGCTCGCCGCCACGCCGCATTACCGCAACGCCGCGCCCATCGTCGGCGGCTATTCCGCCCCGCCGGACACGCAGACCGACTTCGACTTCGCCATGGAGGTGACGCGGGTGGCAGAGCATCCGCGCATCACCAAACCCTTCTCGGAAGAGGCATGGCAGGCGCTCGATGCGCTGGGCGCGCAGGTCGATGCCGAACTCGACGCGCAGGACATGCGGCTGACCATGGGCGGCGAGCCCACCTTCGTCTCGATCGACGACTTCGAAAGCGCCGAGTGGAACACCGCCGCCGTCGGCCCGCAGAAGCGCAGGCTGGCCGACGAGCTGATCCGCCGGCTGCGCGAGCGCTTCGCGCCGGGCGGCTTCCTGCACTACGGGCAGGGCAAGTGGTACCCCGGCGAGACCCTGCCGCGCTGGACCTTCTCGCTCTACTGGCGGCGCGACGGCAAACCCGTCTGGAAGAACCCGGACCTCGTGGCGAAGGAGACCGCCAAGGGGGCCGATGCCGCGCAGGCCGATGCCTTCATGACGAAATTCGCCGAGACGCTCGGGCTCGGCGGCGACTACGTGCAGCCCGCCTACGAGGATCCTGTCGAGTGGATCCTCAAGGAAGCCGACCTTCCGATGAACGTGACGCCGGAGGATTCCAAGCTCAAGGACCCCGAGACCCGCGCCCGCATCGCCCGGGTCTTCACCCGCGGGCTCGACCAGCCGGCGGGCTTCATCCTGCCGCTGCAGCGCTGGCAGTCGAAGGCGAGCGGGCCGAAATGGCGCTCCGAGCACTGGAAGACCCGGCGCGGGCATCTCTTCCTCATTCCCGGTGACAGCCCCGTCGGCTTCCGCCTGCCGCTTGGCGCGCTGCCCTACGTGGCGCCTTCGGCCTATCCCTATGTCTACCCGACCGATCCCAGCATCCCGCTAACCGACCTGCCGGATTTCCACGCGCTGCAACAGGAGCGCCGCCAGCGCCTCATGGAGGAGCTGGAACGCATCGCCGAGGAAGAGCGCGAGGCCGCCGCCGCGCTGCCCGAGGTCACGCCGGGCCACGCGCAGCCGGTCAGCGCCGCGCGCGACGCCGGGCGGCGGCAGCGCATCATGGAGCAGGGGGTCGACCCGGCGGGCGGCGCGGTGCGCACCGCCATCGCCATCGAGCCCCGCGACGGGCGGCTCTGCCTCTTCATGCCGCCGGTGGAGTCGCTCGAGGATTACCTCGACCTGCTCGCCGCCGCCGAGACCACCGCCGAGGAACTGGGCCTGCCGATCCACATCGAGGGCTACACCCCGCCGCATGACGCCCGGCTCAACGTGATCCGCGTCGCCCCCGATCCCGGGGTCATCGAGGTCAACGTGCACCCGGCGCACAGCTGGGAGGAGTGCAAGGCGATCACCAACGGCGTCTACGAGGAGGCGCGGCAGTGCCGCCTCGGCGCCGACAAGTTCATGATCGACGGCAAGCACACTGGCACCGGCGGCGGCAACCACGTGGTGGTGGGCGGCGAGACCCCGAACGACTCGCCCTTCCTGCGCCGCCCCGACCTCATGCGCTCGATGATCCTGCACTGGCTGCGGCATCCCTCGCTCAGCTACCTCTTCTCGGGGCTCTTCATCGGCCCGACCAGCCAGGCACCGAGGATCGACGAGGCACGGCACGACAGCCTCTACGAGCTGGAGATCGCGCTTTCCCACTTCCCGGCGCCGGGGCAGGGCGAGCCGCCGTTGCCGTGGCTCACCGACCGGCTGCTGCGCAACATGCTGATCGATGTGACCGGCAACACCCACCGGGCCGAGATCTGCATCGACAAGCTCTACTCGCCCGACGGCCCCACCGGGCGGCTCGGCCTCGTCGAGTTCCGCGGCTTCGAGATGCCGCCCGACGCCAAGATGAGCCTTGCCCAGCAGGTGCTGATCCGGGCGCTGCTGGCGCGGTTCTGGAAGTCCCCCATCCAGGGCAAGCCCGTGCGCTGGGGCACCACGCTGCACGACCGCTTCATGCTGCCGCATTTCGTCTGGGAGGATTTCCTCGACGTGCTGCGCGACCTTGGCGATCACGGTTTCACCTTCCGCCCCGAGTGGTACGAGGCGCAGCGCGAGTTCCGCTTCCCCTTCGCCGGCGAGGTCGAGTACGAGGGCGTCCACCTCGAGCTGCGGCAGGCGCTCGAGCCCTGGCACGTGCTGGGCGAGCGCGGCGCCATCGGCGGCACCGTGCGCTACACCGACAGCTCGGTCGAGCGCATGCAGGTGCAGCTGACCGCCACCGAGCCCGGCCGCTACATCGTCGCCTGCAACGGCCGCGCCGTGCCGATGACCGGGACCGGCGCCTCGGGCACCCGCGTCGGCGGCGTGCGCTTCAAGGCCTGGCAGCCCGCCGAGGCGCTGCACCCGACGCTGCCGGTGAACGCGCCGCTGACCTTCGACATCTTCGACACCTGGACCGGCCGCGCGCTCGGCGGGTGCCGGTATCACGTGGCGCATCCGGGCGGGCGCAACTACGACACCTTCCCGGTCAACACCAACGAGGCCGACGCGCGCCGTCTTGCCCGGTTCGAGAAACTCGGGCACACCCCGGGAAGCTACTGGCCCGCGCCCGAGACGCCGCATCCGGAGTTCCCGATGACGCTCGACCTGCGCCGCCGTCCGGGGATCTGA
- a CDS encoding 2-dehydro-3-deoxygalactonokinase — protein MARPDWIAVDWGTSNLRLWRMAADGTVLERAESDAGMGRLTPADFEPTLLGLLPDLEPGTQVIICGMAGARQGWAEAPYVKTPCAPPGLAEAITVPTQDPRLEVRILPGVAQDRPADVMRGEETQVAGFLALNPRFDGVICLPGTHSKWVHVSAGEIVSFRSFMTGELFELLSQKSVLRHGLGTGWDDEAFAGGVDQAMGRPAGFASELFTLRAEGLLHGLPPEKATARLSGLLIGMELAAAKPYWLGQSVALLGASKLVSHYRAALDKLAVPVLIADAERMTLEGLKAARKTETQE, from the coding sequence ATGGCCCGACCTGACTGGATCGCGGTGGACTGGGGCACGTCGAACCTGCGCCTGTGGCGCATGGCGGCGGATGGCACCGTCCTTGAACGCGCCGAGAGCGACGCCGGCATGGGCCGCCTCACGCCCGCCGATTTCGAGCCGACCCTGCTGGGCCTGCTGCCCGATCTCGAGCCCGGCACGCAGGTGATCATCTGCGGCATGGCCGGGGCGCGGCAGGGCTGGGCCGAGGCCCCCTACGTGAAGACCCCCTGCGCCCCGCCGGGGCTCGCCGAGGCGATCACCGTGCCGACGCAGGACCCGCGCCTCGAGGTGCGCATCCTTCCGGGCGTGGCGCAGGACCGTCCCGCCGACGTGATGCGCGGCGAGGAGACGCAGGTCGCGGGCTTCCTCGCGCTCAACCCGCGCTTCGACGGGGTGATCTGCCTGCCCGGCACGCACAGCAAGTGGGTGCATGTGAGCGCCGGCGAGATCGTCTCCTTCCGCAGCTTCATGACCGGCGAGCTCTTCGAGCTGCTGAGCCAGAAATCCGTGCTGCGCCACGGGCTTGGCACCGGCTGGGATGATGAGGCCTTTGCCGGGGGCGTCGATCAGGCGATGGGCCGCCCGGCCGGTTTCGCCTCGGAACTCTTCACCCTGCGCGCCGAGGGGCTGCTGCACGGTCTGCCGCCCGAGAAGGCCACGGCACGGCTCTCGGGCCTGCTGATCGGCATGGAACTGGCGGCGGCCAAACCCTACTGGCTCGGCCAGAGCGTCGCCCTGCTGGGCGCCTCGAAGCTGGTTTCGCACTACCGCGCCGCGCTGGACAAGCTCGCCGTGCCGGTGCTCATCGCCGATGCCGAGCGCATGACGCTCGAAGGGCTGAAGGCGGCCCGCAAGACGGAGACACAAGAATGA